CAGAAACTGATTGAGCCCAGCCAAACTGACGCTTCTTCTCGAGGAGTGCAAGGCACCCCAGGCTCAGCCAATGGCAGTTCTCATCCGTGCCGAACAGATACACCTCCAGCTGTTCCCCCACCCAGCAAAAAATCTCCAGAacttaaaaacagaaatgatgtTCACAACACTTACTCAGCTACAGCGGAAAAGTCTAGAAACCGAAAACACAGGGGGGACCAAAGGGATAGTCCACATCCGCCCACTAAAATTCACAAAACATTCACGTATGGGCACACATTTTCTTCCACCCCTCCATCAAATGGATTTAGTGGCAGCCCTGAGCCTTTCGTAGAAAAACAAGATGATGCACCTTCTGATAGAAACTGCCCAGAGCATCTTGACaatgacaaacaaaacaaaatccctGTTAATGCTGTTAAGCCTCATCCAAGTTCTCCAGGGCTTACCAGACTCCCCAGCACTTCATCCTTACTCAAAACGtcagtgttacagcagcaatcAAGAACAGAAGGAGATGGAGGTGACAAACATTCAATCAGTAGCCCTCAATTCTCATTAAGTCCACATAGTGTAGCCCGTGAGACAGTGGCTAAGAGGTCTTCAGCTTATGCATCAAAAGGGACTCTGTCGAGCCCGTCTCATAATTCTGCCCAAGTGCCCTCTCTTTTGCCTTTAACCTCCCCAAATCAAATGTCTCATGCTGATGGTCGTCTAACTCTAGACCTATACGACTCGGTTCCCTTCAACAGATCTATTGAGAGAACCTCAGAATCCCTTCATAACAGTACAGCACAGGAGCCTTCAGAACTGTCCAGGCACAATTTCTCACCTGAGGTTCCTAAAGCTGGGTCAGAAAGTGTGACcttgaacaaaaaaagaaagaagtacaGGTCCAGGGACTACATGGTAAATCTTCAAGGCCAGTCCTCAGAGGACAGGACGAAGCCTGTGCGCTTAAAAGAGCGCAGATTGACTTTTGACCCAGTGACAGGACAAATCAAATCCCTCACTCCAAAGGAATCTCACCAGGAGGAGGAATGCCAGGGACCACCAGTTTTCGAACCTGCGAGGATCGAGACCCCCCAACAGAGGCCACCCACGACTGCTCAAAATCCTTTCCAGCAAACGAACTGGAAAGAGCTGTCCCGAAACGAGATCATTCAGTCCTACCTTAATCTTCAGAGCAATGTTCTGACTTCCTCTGGAGCCCAGACCCACGGTGCACACTTTTTCATGACTGAGTATTTGAAACAAGAGGAAAACGCTGTTAGAGAATCGAGGAAGACTCATGTTTTAGTCCCGAGCAGCTCGACTGCTGAACTACCGGGCATTAGTCGAGAGGTGACACATGAGGACCTTCACAGAATAGACAAAGAGCACTGGCCAGGAGTTAATGGCTGTTATGACACCAAGGGAAACTGGTATGATTGGACAGATTGTATATCTTTGGATTCTCATGGTGATGAGACCAAATTGAATATTCTGCCATATGTCTGCCTAGACTGAGAAAACAGCTCTGATGGCTTTTGGTTTTCATCGCCCCCACTgtgagttaaaaaaacaaagtcaGAACTTCTTTATATTCTGTACTGAAGTTTTCTGATACGTGGAGTGAAAAGGGGGCTCTTCagttttcttaaataaaaaaggtaatTAAATAGATGTCCTGTTTGTAATGTGCTGCTACCAACAAAAATTTGCAAACTCGATTTGTAAATGATGG
The genomic region above belongs to Pangasianodon hypophthalmus isolate fPanHyp1 chromosome 21, fPanHyp1.pri, whole genome shotgun sequence and contains:
- the crsp7 gene encoding mediator of RNA polymerase II transcription subunit 26; translation: MTTASATPQQMRERLLQAIDSQSNICNMVAVLDVITNLEKYPITKEALEETRLGKLINDVRKKTKDEDLAKRAKKLLRNWQKLIEPSQTDASSRGVQGTPGSANGSSHPCRTDTPPAVPPPSKKSPELKNRNDVHNTYSATAEKSRNRKHRGDQRDSPHPPTKIHKTFTYGHTFSSTPPSNGFSGSPEPFVEKQDDAPSDRNCPEHLDNDKQNKIPVNAVKPHPSSPGLTRLPSTSSLLKTSVLQQQSRTEGDGGDKHSISSPQFSLSPHSVARETVAKRSSAYASKGTLSSPSHNSAQVPSLLPLTSPNQMSHADGRLTLDLYDSVPFNRSIERTSESLHNSTAQEPSELSRHNFSPEVPKAGSESVTLNKKRKKYRSRDYMVNLQGQSSEDRTKPVRLKERRLTFDPVTGQIKSLTPKESHQEEECQGPPVFEPARIETPQQRPPTTAQNPFQQTNWKELSRNEIIQSYLNLQSNVLTSSGAQTHGAHFFMTEYLKQEENAVRESRKTHVLVPSSSTAELPGISREVTHEDLHRIDKEHWPGVNGCYDTKGNWYDWTDCISLDSHGDETKLNILPYVCLD